One stretch of Pontiella desulfatans DNA includes these proteins:
- a CDS encoding sulfatase-like hydrolase/transferase, translated as MMNKSLKAMVLGGLVGVVSAAERPNVVLIVCDDLNDYITGIQGQAGHPQTLTPHMEKLASSGVAFRRAYSNHPVCAPSRSSFLTGIYGHTSGNLFWNKWFQNPVLKNSRSLMDHFKQNGYHVVGSGKMMHHGKPDEWSEFKYKADYGPMAYDGEKRVAHPGVPKPFWDIGSVDGSWGALEDIPYADEDKPGSGWIYGDWSKLKRFNPETDLTPDEMNAEWAVNQIESFSKQDGDQPFFLGVGFIRPHTPLHVAKKYFEMFPLDELEMPLIKDGDADDTHYREIFDPGHKGLRYYKTLMDSYDGDKERAIKTFTQAYLACVAAVDECIGDVVEAIDNSPYKDNTIIVVTSDHGWQMGQKDYLFKNSPWEESCRVPLVVRAPGVAKAGRVAEHPVSLIDLYPTLVDLCGLPKETRKNKNGAPLDGYSVRPFLENPQSRTWEGPEGALSMIYVGELNKGFSSEDKNMLKNQHWSYRTERWRYIRYFDGVEELYDHESDPREWTNLAGSPEHAAIKKKLHQQILEITGPLDRKTPTQQTVSSKPKKKWNWFGTLDTNKDGIVTEGEWLTWNKKSAVKKGDSFNEAKQKEYFAARDANGDGQLTRKELEESLK; from the coding sequence ATGATGAATAAGTCATTAAAAGCCATGGTCCTGGGGGGGCTGGTTGGCGTGGTGTCCGCAGCGGAACGGCCGAATGTGGTTCTCATTGTCTGTGATGATCTTAATGATTATATCACCGGGATTCAGGGGCAGGCGGGGCATCCGCAAACCCTCACACCCCATATGGAAAAACTGGCTTCTTCCGGTGTGGCGTTCAGGAGAGCCTATTCAAACCATCCAGTCTGTGCACCATCCCGTTCGAGTTTTCTTACCGGTATTTATGGCCATACATCCGGCAATCTTTTCTGGAATAAATGGTTTCAGAATCCAGTACTGAAGAACTCCCGCAGTCTGATGGATCATTTTAAGCAGAACGGCTATCACGTGGTCGGTTCCGGCAAAATGATGCATCATGGAAAGCCCGATGAGTGGAGCGAGTTCAAGTATAAAGCCGACTATGGCCCGATGGCGTATGACGGTGAAAAACGGGTGGCCCATCCGGGCGTGCCGAAGCCGTTCTGGGATATCGGTTCTGTCGATGGATCCTGGGGGGCGCTTGAAGATATTCCTTATGCGGACGAGGACAAACCGGGATCCGGCTGGATCTATGGGGACTGGAGTAAACTGAAAAGGTTTAATCCTGAAACCGATCTGACTCCCGATGAAATGAATGCAGAGTGGGCGGTGAATCAGATTGAATCATTTTCAAAACAGGATGGAGACCAGCCATTCTTTCTAGGCGTAGGTTTTATCCGTCCGCACACTCCGCTGCATGTGGCGAAAAAATATTTTGAAATGTTCCCGCTGGATGAACTTGAGATGCCGCTGATTAAGGATGGCGATGCGGACGATACGCACTATCGTGAAATTTTCGATCCCGGGCATAAGGGCCTACGCTATTACAAGACCCTGATGGACTCCTATGATGGGGATAAGGAACGGGCCATTAAAACCTTTACCCAGGCATATCTAGCCTGTGTAGCCGCTGTTGATGAGTGTATTGGTGACGTTGTTGAGGCCATTGATAACAGTCCATACAAGGACAACACCATTATTGTCGTTACTTCTGATCATGGTTGGCAGATGGGGCAGAAGGATTATCTATTTAAAAACTCTCCCTGGGAGGAAAGCTGTCGAGTGCCGTTGGTTGTACGTGCGCCGGGTGTGGCAAAAGCCGGACGAGTTGCAGAGCATCCGGTTTCGCTGATCGATCTTTACCCGACCCTCGTAGATCTCTGCGGCCTTCCGAAAGAAACCCGCAAAAATAAAAACGGGGCTCCATTGGATGGATATAGTGTTCGTCCGTTCCTGGAAAATCCCCAGAGTCGTACCTGGGAGGGACCGGAAGGGGCGCTTTCCATGATTTATGTCGGCGAGCTGAACAAAGGGTTCTCCTCAGAAGATAAAAATATGCTCAAAAATCAGCACTGGAGCTACCGCACCGAACGTTGGCGCTATATCCGCTACTTTGATGGGGTTGAAGAGCTCTATGATCATGAAAGCGATCCGCGTGAATGGACCAACCTGGCCGGTTCGCCGGAACATGCTGCGATCAAGAAAAAACTACATCAGCAGATACTGGAAATCACCGGCCCGCTTGACCGAAAAACACCGACTCAGCAGACCGTTTCATCAAAACCGAAAAAGAAATGGAACTGGTTCGGCACATTGGATACCAATAAAGATGGCATAGTCACCGAAGGCGAATGGCTGACCTGGAACAAAAAGTCTGCCGTTAAAAAAGGCGATTCCTTCAACGAAGCCAAACAGAAAGAATACTTCGCTGCACGCGATGCAAATGGCGATGGTCAATTGACCCGTAAAGAGCTGGAAGAGAGCCTGAAATAG
- a CDS encoding IS3 family transposase (programmed frameshift) produces the protein MGRKRRTFTDKFKAKVAIEAIKGVKTLAELASEYQVHPNQISDWKKQLLSNAPDLFASGKKKQAQTEEELTAPLYEEIGRLKMDVKWLKKAMSLPLSTRRSWVEPGTDYSVRRQCRLAGVPRSGFYYDPAPETPENLLLMRLIDEQYLRHPEFGYPRMTDWLRDQDYDVNHKRVARLMQLMGIQAITPGPHTSKPAPRHKIYPYLLRNVDIERVNQVWSTDITYIPMRHGYMYLTAVIDWYSRYVLAWELSSTMESTFCVDALERALTQGNPEIFNTDQGSQFTSNAFTGVLLNENITISMDGRGRALDNVFIERLWWSVKYEKIYPACYADGHALHRGLDSYFKYYNHERKHSALDKRTPAEVFMEGAVRT, from the exons ATGGGAAGAAAACGAAGAACATTCACGGACAAGTTCAAGGCCAAGGTGGCGATTGAGGCCATCAAGGGCGTGAAGACATTGGCGGAGCTGGCATCGGAATATCAGGTCCATCCGAACCAGATTTCGGATTGGAAGAAGCAGTTGCTTTCGAATGCGCCGGATCTTTTTGCATCGGGGAAAAAGAAGCAGGCTCAAACGGAAGAAGAGCTTACGGCTCCACTTTACGAAGAGATCGGGCGTCTGAAGATGGACGTGAAGTGGCTC AAAAAAGCTATGAGCCTGCCGCTTTCAACGCGCCGCAGCTGGGTGGAGCCCGGCACCGATTATTCGGTTCGGCGGCAGTGTAGGCTCGCAGGCGTCCCCAGATCGGGCTTCTACTACGACCCCGCCCCGGAAACGCCGGAGAACCTGCTTCTGATGCGTTTGATCGACGAGCAGTATCTCCGGCATCCGGAGTTCGGCTATCCACGCATGACGGACTGGTTGCGTGATCAAGACTATGATGTCAATCACAAGCGGGTCGCCCGCCTCATGCAGCTGATGGGGATTCAGGCCATCACGCCCGGTCCGCACACGAGCAAGCCCGCCCCGAGGCACAAGATCTACCCTTATTTGCTGCGCAATGTGGACATCGAACGGGTGAACCAGGTTTGGAGTACGGACATCACCTACATCCCGATGCGGCATGGATACATGTACCTGACCGCCGTAATCGACTGGTACAGCCGCTATGTGCTCGCCTGGGAGCTCTCAAGCACCATGGAGAGCACGTTCTGCGTTGATGCGCTGGAGCGTGCGCTGACGCAGGGGAATCCGGAGATATTCAACACCGACCAAGGAAGCCAGTTCACCTCGAACGCCTTCACCGGTGTCCTGTTAAACGAGAACATCACCATCAGCATGGACGGGCGAGGCCGGGCGTTGGACAACGTATTCATCGAACGACTGTGGTGGTCGGTGAAGTATGAGAAAATCTATCCCGCATGCTATGCCGACGGGCATGCGTTGCATCGGGGCCTTGACAGCTATTTTAAATATTACAACCACGAGAGGAAGCACAGCGCTCTGGACAAACGCACCCCCGCCGAGGTATTCATGGAAGGAGCAGTCAGAACATGA
- a CDS encoding nucleotidyl transferase AbiEii/AbiGii toxin family protein: MSNPTPSNLAHSVFQRLRNYAKEHGENFNRLLSRYAMERFLYRLSKSEHSENFVLKGALLFMVWEPDYGRRSTKDIDLLGFTENSLDNLTAIVQEICKTHVEGDGIEFDSDNIRAERIKEDADYEGVRIRGFAFIGQSRIPIQIDIGFGDALVPGAIEATVPTLLDFPAPELRCYHQLTVIAEKFEAMIKLGELNSRMKDFYDVWNIIQHEEIAGEELQKACVATFEQRETPLDLNPRFFLEEFPESFGKEEQWAAFVRKQELEDIAPASFREVIRILHGFFRPMVEAQLSGEPFSSTWASSGQWQ; this comes from the coding sequence ATGAGCAACCCCACTCCCAGCAACCTTGCTCACTCCGTTTTCCAACGCCTGCGCAATTATGCAAAAGAGCATGGAGAAAACTTCAACCGTCTGCTTTCCCGCTATGCCATGGAGCGCTTTCTTTACCGGCTTTCAAAATCGGAGCATTCGGAAAATTTCGTCCTGAAAGGCGCCCTTCTTTTCATGGTCTGGGAACCGGACTATGGCCGGCGCAGCACCAAAGACATCGATCTGCTCGGCTTCACGGAAAACTCGCTGGACAACCTGACAGCCATCGTCCAAGAGATTTGCAAGACCCATGTTGAAGGGGACGGTATCGAATTTGACAGCGACAACATTCGGGCGGAACGGATTAAAGAAGATGCCGACTATGAAGGCGTCCGGATTCGGGGGTTTGCATTTATCGGGCAAAGTCGCATTCCAATACAAATCGACATCGGATTCGGCGATGCGTTGGTTCCCGGTGCTATTGAGGCAACCGTACCCACCCTGCTGGACTTCCCTGCTCCGGAACTGCGGTGCTATCACCAACTGACCGTAATCGCCGAAAAATTTGAGGCGATGATCAAACTGGGCGAGCTCAACAGCCGCATGAAAGATTTTTACGATGTCTGGAATATCATCCAGCATGAGGAAATTGCCGGAGAAGAACTGCAAAAAGCCTGTGTTGCCACCTTTGAACAGCGCGAAACCCCGCTCGACCTGAACCCTCGTTTCTTTTTAGAAGAATTCCCGGAATCATTCGGGAAAGAAGAACAATGGGCCGCCTTTGTCCGCAAGCAGGAACTTGAGGACATCGCTCCAGCCAGCTTTCGAGAAGTAATCCGTATTCTTCACGGTTTCTTCCGTCCAATGGTAGAAGCCCAACTATCCGGCGAGCCGTTTTCTTCAACATGGGCGTCCTCGGGCCAATGGCAGTAG
- a CDS encoding type IV toxin-antitoxin system AbiEi family antitoxin domain-containing protein, translated as MKRTEQILKLADQRGIIRPRDVEAVGIPRAYLSMLCKSGQLERRSRGLYARTDAPITQNYELQEVAKRIPSAVFCLLSALSFHNIGTQSPHVIWISVPKSTWKPTVEYPLNLTYVTGTAYSFGIQEHIENGVPLKVYSPAKTVADCFKFRNKIGMDVALEALKEVWRDRKATADELVEAAKACRMYNVMRPYMEAIV; from the coding sequence ATGAAGCGAACAGAACAGATACTGAAACTGGCAGACCAGAGGGGAATTATCCGTCCGCGTGATGTAGAGGCCGTCGGAATCCCGCGTGCTTACCTTTCAATGCTGTGTAAATCCGGCCAGCTTGAAAGACGATCAAGGGGGCTGTATGCACGCACCGATGCGCCAATCACCCAGAACTACGAACTGCAAGAAGTCGCCAAGCGCATTCCCAGCGCCGTATTCTGTCTGCTGTCGGCCCTGTCCTTTCACAACATCGGAACCCAAAGCCCACATGTCATCTGGATCAGTGTTCCCAAAAGCACATGGAAGCCGACCGTCGAATACCCGCTTAATCTCACCTATGTCACAGGAACCGCCTACTCGTTCGGCATACAGGAACATATTGAAAACGGGGTACCTCTAAAGGTCTACAGTCCGGCAAAAACCGTCGCGGATTGTTTTAAATTCCGCAACAAAATCGGCATGGATGTAGCCCTCGAAGCTCTTAAAGAAGTCTGGAGGGATCGAAAAGCCACTGCCGATGAACTGGTCGAAGCCGCAAAAGCCTGCCGTATGTATAATGTAATGCGCCCTTACATGGAGGCCATTGTATGA
- a CDS encoding sensor histidine kinase has translation MNSVSSRLDVMLRRIVLAMAALLAWPVSLYAASLDSENEVLAAPDKQPIIWRIPRERRELMEESDRLREELAGLPAFSESRQIDSYGFHGGYLPVLEELPEEPRWTVDVQFGEKAELEHIFLVPAIDPRFSGIRSYGFPRRFRVSVVLSDGTVSPVSEFLERDAPDNDYVPRRIKLDEPGGAIIRIEVYQGAVEGEKEYFAMGEVIGVSNDNIWSAEQVEVSRSFESKPYWSRDYLIDQKTGLGMPLGAAVQNPAFDADHDFITELNNEPESPLIIALHLGRARWVGWVSLFPPKAPDGGVVPGFGFPGEVEFFMVDSLPESREMIGRRTPYLWDKGNPGDNMVRIPLYSQKGRWLLLKFNDLAEQDGRNFLGLGEIVVHQRNELLAIKDIHLLGFPAGAQEIASRLVDGLVGGRSVLSMRDWFGIIDRQYRLNAELQRAVAKEAELGAQWEMFLRRLWIVLAAAILMALAVAIVSRRISLQKLRLRLAEEHHQTELEQLKLRFFTHISHELRTPLSVIQAPIERAIKAVSDQKLKDYLSMALRNVGELQQLVEQILELRRIHDGKMRIETRQVDVVKLVGGIVDSLMPLASGQDIELVFEPKMEHASVCTDPHALKRVLGNLTGNALKYTPAGGRVLIGLSMDKQNLVCSVEDTGPGISEEDLSHIFEQHFRAESAVSAHVPGSGIGLALVQELVELMSGTVRVESPVADGRGTRFVVSFALAGQVNNEKA, from the coding sequence ATGAACAGCGTATCTTCCAGATTGGACGTGATGCTAAGACGCATCGTTTTGGCTATGGCCGCTTTGTTGGCCTGGCCCGTTTCGCTGTACGCGGCTTCTTTGGATTCTGAGAACGAGGTGCTTGCTGCGCCCGATAAGCAGCCGATTATCTGGAGGATCCCGCGGGAACGCCGCGAGCTGATGGAAGAATCGGACCGGCTGCGTGAGGAGCTTGCCGGGCTGCCTGCTTTCTCGGAATCACGCCAGATCGACAGCTACGGTTTCCATGGGGGATATCTCCCCGTGCTGGAAGAGCTTCCGGAAGAGCCTCGATGGACCGTGGACGTGCAGTTTGGGGAGAAAGCCGAGCTGGAGCATATTTTTCTGGTTCCGGCGATAGACCCGCGCTTTAGCGGAATACGATCCTACGGCTTTCCCCGACGTTTCCGTGTATCGGTCGTTCTGTCAGATGGCACTGTTTCCCCGGTGTCGGAGTTTCTGGAAAGAGATGCGCCGGATAACGACTATGTACCGCGCCGGATAAAGCTGGATGAACCGGGCGGAGCAATAATCCGTATCGAGGTTTATCAGGGGGCGGTGGAGGGCGAAAAAGAATATTTTGCCATGGGTGAAGTTATTGGTGTTTCAAATGATAACATTTGGAGTGCCGAGCAGGTGGAGGTCAGCCGATCTTTTGAGTCAAAGCCGTATTGGAGCAGGGATTACCTGATTGATCAAAAGACCGGTCTCGGTATGCCGCTGGGTGCTGCTGTGCAGAACCCGGCTTTTGATGCAGATCATGATTTTATCACGGAGTTGAATAATGAACCTGAGTCACCGCTTATCATTGCGCTTCATTTGGGAAGAGCCCGGTGGGTGGGATGGGTTTCGCTGTTCCCTCCAAAGGCACCGGATGGGGGCGTGGTTCCCGGCTTCGGTTTCCCCGGGGAAGTGGAATTTTTCATGGTCGATTCATTGCCGGAGTCCAGAGAAATGATTGGCCGGCGGACTCCCTATTTATGGGACAAAGGCAATCCCGGCGACAATATGGTCCGCATTCCCCTCTACTCTCAGAAGGGTCGTTGGCTGCTGCTTAAATTCAACGATCTTGCAGAACAAGATGGACGGAATTTTTTGGGGCTGGGTGAGATCGTTGTACACCAGAGAAACGAACTCCTGGCCATAAAAGACATACATCTGCTCGGCTTCCCCGCGGGGGCGCAGGAGATCGCTTCACGGCTGGTGGATGGGCTGGTCGGGGGACGCTCCGTCCTGTCAATGCGGGACTGGTTTGGGATAATCGACCGGCAATACCGACTAAATGCTGAATTGCAACGTGCTGTTGCGAAGGAAGCTGAGCTTGGGGCGCAATGGGAGATGTTTTTGCGCCGTTTGTGGATCGTGCTGGCGGCGGCGATTTTAATGGCGTTGGCGGTTGCTATCGTCTCGCGGCGAATCAGTCTCCAGAAGCTCCGGCTTCGTCTTGCAGAGGAGCATCATCAGACCGAATTGGAGCAGTTGAAACTTCGCTTTTTTACCCATATTTCGCATGAACTTCGAACACCGCTATCGGTGATCCAGGCGCCGATCGAGCGCGCGATCAAGGCGGTTTCGGATCAAAAACTGAAAGACTACCTGAGTATGGCACTCAGAAATGTCGGTGAGCTGCAGCAATTGGTGGAGCAGATTCTTGAGCTGCGTCGGATTCACGACGGGAAGATGCGCATCGAAACCCGGCAGGTGGATGTGGTGAAACTGGTTGGCGGGATCGTGGACTCATTGATGCCGCTGGCTTCCGGTCAGGATATAGAACTTGTATTTGAGCCGAAAATGGAACACGCCTCTGTTTGTACGGATCCGCATGCACTTAAACGGGTGTTGGGTAACCTGACCGGCAATGCACTCAAGTATACCCCGGCAGGCGGGCGTGTTCTGATCGGACTTTCCATGGACAAACAAAATCTGGTTTGTTCCGTCGAAGATACCGGGCCGGGTATTTCGGAGGAGGATCTTTCTCATATTTTTGAGCAGCACTTCCGCGCGGAATCGGCGGTTTCGGCGCATGTGCCCGGTTCCGGGATCGGGCTGGCACTGGTTCAGGAACTGGTTGAGCTCATGTCCGGTACTGTACGGGTGGAAAGCCCCGTGGCCGATGGGCGGGGAACGAGGTTTGTGGTGAGTTTTGCGTTAGCAGGGCAGGTGAATAATGAAAAAGCATAA
- a CDS encoding response regulator produces MKKHKEHSEQVLVVEDNPDLRMVLETELEDDYEILTASNGREGLELALLHLPDLVIADIMMPVMSGIELCSALKGNELTNHIPVVMLTARDKESEQVEGLEVGANDYITKPFSIPILKMRVNNLLESRRNFRERMMRQWRDGGLRETSPAPFEDPLVNRAVELILQHIDDSAFGVEELAQTMNLNSRTLQRKLKVLTDQTPREFIRSIRMREAHLLLRTGELSISEVAFQVGYREPTHFSRSFKQVFGISPSQLRDRGQE; encoded by the coding sequence ATGAAAAAGCATAAGGAACATTCGGAGCAGGTTTTAGTGGTCGAGGATAATCCGGACCTGCGAATGGTCCTCGAGACTGAACTCGAAGACGACTATGAGATTCTGACGGCCTCGAATGGCCGCGAAGGGCTGGAACTGGCGCTGCTGCACCTGCCGGATCTGGTCATCGCCGACATTATGATGCCCGTTATGTCCGGGATCGAGCTGTGCAGCGCACTCAAGGGCAATGAACTTACCAACCACATCCCGGTTGTGATGCTGACGGCCCGTGACAAGGAAAGCGAGCAGGTCGAAGGACTGGAGGTCGGTGCTAACGACTATATAACCAAACCGTTCTCCATACCGATTTTGAAGATGCGAGTTAACAATCTGCTGGAATCCCGCCGGAATTTTCGCGAACGCATGATGCGCCAATGGAGGGACGGCGGGTTGAGGGAGACCTCTCCAGCTCCTTTTGAGGATCCGCTCGTGAACCGTGCCGTCGAACTGATCCTTCAGCATATAGACGATTCCGCTTTTGGGGTCGAAGAGCTGGCGCAGACGATGAATCTGAACAGTCGTACCCTGCAACGCAAGCTGAAGGTCTTGACGGATCAGACTCCTCGGGAATTTATCCGTTCTATCCGCATGCGAGAGGCACATCTACTGTTACGTACGGGGGAGCTCAGTATTTCGGAGGTTGCCTTTCAGGTAGGCTATCGGGAGCCGACTCATTTCAGCCGCAGCTTTAAACAGGTGTTCGGTATCTCCCCCTCGCAGCTGCGTGATCGCGGGCAGGAATAA